AGGCTTGATAAACGACTCATCAAAAGCATCACCATCGTATGGATCTAGTAAAATTCCGTAGTCGAAGAGGAAATATTTCGCACTATCTTCGCGATTTCGGAAGTAATAAAGATAGTTGATTGCTTGATTTGTTGAACTGTGTAAGTCAATCAAATAATCTGCATCTAAACTGAGAGATTGTAGTTGGTAGCTAAATTGCTCAGTATAAGGTAGACCAGCATAGGAATTAATTTTTTCTAAAATTTTTGCAAATTTTTCTTTAATCGTAGTTAGATAATTTAGTCGGACGACCTCTCTATCACTATGAAGTTGAGATTTAGTAAAAGCTACTAAATCATCAGCTTCTTTTTCGTAGTCCCAAAAAATCCGATTCCAGTCTTTAGCTTCGTAAACACAGTATCTACCAGCAGAGAAATGGTGAGAACGCTCATTCGCTCCCATTGGATTACAAACAGGAACTAACCAAATTTCTCCAGCTAAATCTGTATCATTTATTGTTAGCAAAAACTCAATAAGTTGATGAATGACTGCATTACCTGCAATTTCTGCACCGTGTAGGTTAGATTGAATGTAAACTTTTTTGCCAGGATGAGCGCCGATAAATTTGTAAACTTGTAGAAAAAGGCGATCGCCTGAAGCCATTTGACGTAAGAAAATCGTTTCAATAACTGGCAGCATAGGAATTATGCGATAATTTCATAATCATGTTTGCCTAATTGCGTCTGTTAAGATCCAAGATAGTGGGTTAGATTCTGTTAACTTATCCTACCCAATATGGCTAATGCTTAGAAGTAACTATTATGAATATAGAGCAAAATATAAGTAACCGCATATAAATTAAATAAACTGTGTAAAACCATAGTTAATAAAATCGAATCAGTTTTAATGCGAGCTATTCCCAAAAAAATACCAGTACAAAATACTAAAAATTGATTATAAAGATTGTAATGAAAATGAGCGAATGCAAAAAATAATGAACTAATGACTAAAGCACCTACTTTACCTAAGCGAGAATTAATTATTCCTTGAAACAGAAATCCCCTATACAGAGTTTCTTCAAATATAGGCGCAAATATTAAACTATATATATACAGAATAGGAATAAAAAGATGTTCTTGATAGCCTTTTAACAAGTCTGTTTGTTCGGGAGGGTGGATTAAATAGTTTACGATCGTTTCAGCAATTATATATCCAAGTAATAATAATACCCAGACACCTAACTGCTTAAAATTAATTTTTTTCAATCCTAGATAGTCTTTAAAGGCAAATCTCGAACGATTTTTGACTGCTAGTAACATAATTATTGTACTAGCACTAGCTCCACCAATACCTGCAATATGGCTAAAAAGATCGTTGTAATAATATTGATTTGGGACTTTAAGAAAGACAGAACATATGAGATAGATAATTGCAAAGGTTATCCAAGAAAATAAATAAAAATTAAAAATAAATACAATAGTATTTAATAGAACTTCTTTGAAATGGAATATTTTTAATGAATTTTCACTTTGATGATATTTAGTTCTCGGCTTGGTTTGGAAAAAATGAATGCAAACAAAAATAATATAGGCAAACAATATAAAAGACATATAGACATTCACAATGAAAATAATATTTAAATTAGAAAGTATCTATAAATATTAGGATGTGTAATACTAAAACATTTTGAGGAGATAGTATTTCTCTGCATTGGTCAGCATTATCTACCAGAATATAATGGTGGGTTACTAAAGCTCACACACCTTGGAAAATTTACAATTGATTTTATAGATATTTTTTAGGGCTTAAAGTTAGCTTTCAGCCATCATTAGTTTATTTAATATTACTAATTCTGTAAATGATATAATTACGGTAAGCAATTACTTAATTGGATTAAGTAAACACGTAAAGTTAATATTAAAATCAGTTTTTATACTATAAATGAATGTATTTAATTAAAATACATTTAATCAACTAGCTTGATTGACTTTCTAAGTCGCAAGCTCTACATTGTTGATTAGTCATACTATAAATAGTACGCCTATCTTAATAAATGAAATTCAAATATAGGGGCAGAATATATGCCCCTATGTGAATATTTAACCTCAGTAAAAACTGCTATAAATCCGTCAAATATAGATGACTATAAGCAGTCTAAGAATCTAGCAAAGGTAAAAACTGTCGAATTAAACCAATCGTTACTGCTGGTAATTCTAACTGTGGTGTTAATCCCACATCTTCTAAATGTTGGAAAACTCGAATTGCTTGGGGATTGAGATCGGCGAGACGACGACCAATTTCTGGCCCGGTAAATTGCGATTTTTCTCCCCAAATAATCGCGGTGGGAGTAGTCAATTGCTGAATATACAAAGATAAATCAAAGCACAAATCGCCGCGGACAAAAGACAGCGCGGTGTACTCAGCATTCGGTTGTTGTGCAGATTCTAAATAAGCATCGACAATTTCTTGGTAAACTCGGCTAGGTTGGGCAAATTGTCGTTGCTCTAAGAAGGTGCGAATTCCGTTACTAGTAGCTACTCCCGTGCTGTACAACAAACGATCTACAATCGGAATGCTGGCTAACTGAGCAAAAAAGCTGCGAGAGTAATCTTCACCAAAATCCGAAAGTCCGGCGGGAGTGGTAAGAATCAGAGATTTGAATAGATTGGGATGAGCGATCGCCACTCGAATTACAATAGCTGCGGTGAGGGAAGAAGCGATCGCTGTTACAGGTTCTATACAAGTCTGCTGCAAAAACTCCTGAATCGCGGTCAAATAATCTTCAATCGTATAATTTCTTCCTAAATGCTCAGATCTACCCCAACCTAATAAGTCTGGAGCAAGAATGCGATAGTCGCTGGCGAAAGCGGGATAAACTTTAGACCATTCATAAGCAGAAGAACCACCACCAAAGCCGTGTAGAAACACCAAAGTTTTCCGTTCGCCTTTTGTAGTGACATCTTTTTGCCAAAGTGAACCAGTGTTCGTATAGTACACTATTCTCCCCAGCGAGGTAATTATCGAGCGTTGCTCAAATCCTAGTGGCTGAAACATAGGTATTTTGTATTCACTGTTGTGGTTGCTTGGCGCAGGCGATTTTTAAGTCACCCTTGAGTACTTATACTAAATTGCGTTCAGAAATAGCATCGAGAAATTGACAGGAGAAATTTAAATTCATCTGCTGTTATCTTCCCGATCCCCTACGCGCAGCTTGGTATTACTTGTAGGGTTCAAACTCCCCACTATTATCAGGTAATCTCGCATTCTTAAACTTCTGACCAACGTCAGATTAAGTAGATGTGAAATTACTGGATTATCTGTGAAGATCTCGTGATTTTTTTGCTACACACACTCAGTGGCATTGCTTGTATTTATTACACTGTGGGGATTTGAGTTGGTAACAAGGATAACTGGGATATTAATTTTGGCATGGTTTTGTATGGTAATCTATCAGAAAGATTACGGATAATTTTGAGACTTAAGTTATAGACAAGACGCTAGAGAAAAAAGCCATCAATTCTCTAGCTGCAAACAGAAAAAATAATTTTTGATGGAATTATTAAATTGATTATTCTTCTATAGTAAATTTTAAGGCGGGGTGTCATGGTCAAGGAGGTTATTCTTAAATCAGATAAAATACCAAGGTTTGAAGGCGATGGATTTGGGCTGGATAACTGTAGTATTAATAACCAAGCGATCGCTTCAGAGTGGCAGGGTCAGATAAATCATAGTGAAGATGCATCTGATACCAGCCAAGAAAATACACCTGGTTGTGTTTGTTTAAAATTTGATGATTTGAAATGTTTTGAAGTTGTAGAGCGACAGTATGAAGCTTGGGGTGTGATTTTTCAAAATTCTCTAGCAATTCAACCATCAAATCCGGCGTTTCCTGCCCACACAGGATTGACAGTATTGAT
The genomic region above belongs to Calothrix sp. NIES-2098 and contains:
- a CDS encoding succinylglutamate desuccinylase/aspartoacylase, translated to MLPVIETIFLRQMASGDRLFLQVYKFIGAHPGKKVYIQSNLHGAEIAGNAVIHQLIEFLLTINDTDLAGEIWLVPVCNPMGANERSHHFSAGRYCVYEAKDWNRIFWDYEKEADDLVAFTKSQLHSDREVVRLNYLTTIKEKFAKILEKINSYAGLPYTEQFSYQLQSLSLDADYLIDLHSSTNQAINYLYYFRNREDSAKYFLFDYGILLDPYDGDAFDESFIKPWLALEACFQQLGRNIRFDIEAWTLELGSGMEMNPDSVSKGILGIKNYLAQKGVLQIPEFPQAQTREHKMTFSATSKVIKYYAIAGGMIQSRVELGSKVKVKDRLYQILSFNKENQLPQVIDIFAEHDGLVYEISTNQAVNQGEFVLRIIQ
- a CDS encoding CAAX amino terminal protease family protein; its protein translation is MSFILFAYIIFVCIHFFQTKPRTKYHQSENSLKIFHFKEVLLNTIVFIFNFYLFSWITFAIIYLICSVFLKVPNQYYYNDLFSHIAGIGGASASTIIMLLAVKNRSRFAFKDYLGLKKINFKQLGVWVLLLLGYIIAETIVNYLIHPPEQTDLLKGYQEHLFIPILYIYSLIFAPIFEETLYRGFLFQGIINSRLGKVGALVISSLFFAFAHFHYNLYNQFLVFCTGIFLGIARIKTDSILLTMVLHSLFNLYAVTYILLYIHNSYF
- a CDS encoding alpha/beta hydrolase fold protein, with amino-acid sequence MFQPLGFEQRSIITSLGRIVYYTNTGSLWQKDVTTKGERKTLVFLHGFGGGSSAYEWSKVYPAFASDYRILAPDLLGWGRSEHLGRNYTIEDYLTAIQEFLQQTCIEPVTAIASSLTAAIVIRVAIAHPNLFKSLILTTPAGLSDFGEDYSRSFFAQLASIPIVDRLLYSTGVATSNGIRTFLEQRQFAQPSRVYQEIVDAYLESAQQPNAEYTALSFVRGDLCFDLSLYIQQLTTPTAIIWGEKSQFTGPEIGRRLADLNPQAIRVFQHLEDVGLTPQLELPAVTIGLIRQFLPLLDS